One Candidatus Zixiibacteriota bacterium genomic window, CTTCTTTTATCCGGGGCAAATTTCTTGATCTTAGATGAGCCGACCAATCATCTGGATATCGATGCCAGAGAAGCCTTGGAAAATGCTTTGGAAAATTTTCCCGGCTCGATTTTATTTGTGAGCCATGATAGATATCTGATAAAAAAACTGGCCGATGATGTCCTCAGTCTGGGCAGGAGAGCTGGGCTCGTTTGAGTTAAGCATCTCCTTAAGGATTGTTTGACAGGAATGGTCGTCAACAACCCACCCGTAGCGGCCAAGGTTGGTCTAGATAGCTGACCACGCTCTTGGCGGATGTTATCATCCGCCGCCAGGGCTTGAGATTTCATCGAGGATGATAACATCCTCGATGAGCTGGGAGACGCATGGCCATGCGTCTCTACAGCCTGTAATTTACTTCAGCCTGAGCTCAACTGCTTCCCATTTGATGTTCTTGAAAAAGGCGGCGATGTAGTCCGCCCTTTTTAGACCATAGTCTATCATAAAAGCATGCTCGAAAACATCCAAAATTAAAATCGGGGTACAGCCGACTAAATGTCCAACGTCATGTTCGTTAATCCACTGGTTGAAAAGGTTTCCGGAAAGATTATCCTGATACAAAATCACCCAGCCGATTCCTCTCATTGAGGCGGTGGTTTTGAAATCTGATTCCCAGTGCTCATAGCTACCGAAAAGCTCGGTTAGCTTCTTACCGAGTTTGCCCATCGGATTTAGCTTGGTTTTTCCGCCAAGGTTCTCAAAATATAGCTCATGCAGCCGCATCCCGTTAAATTCCCAGCCAAACCTTCTCTTCAGCTCTGCATAATCGGGACCACCGGTTTTCCCAGCTTTGTGTAGCTCGACTAACATATCGTGAATCTTGTTGGTATTGGTAACATACCCCTGATATAACGTGAAATGGTTTTTCAGCAGGGTATCGCTGAACCCCTCCATCCCTAATAAAGCATCATAATTCATTGGAGCGTATGCCATTTTACCTCCCGGGTTTAAGGTTGTGGTGTTTATTAGTTTTACGCAAGCAGAAACTTAATTATTAGAACTTAGAAAATCAAGGGGGAATTTTTTTGTAAGGGCGTATTGTCTTCGACTTCGCTCAGGGACTGTGAGTTCAGTCGAACAGTCAGAGCAGTGAGCCGGTCGAACTGCAATACGCCCCTAAATCCAGAAAAACCTTGACAAGCAGGACATTATTTAATCATAATTATCCATGGATTAACTGATTTTGCTCTAACCGAATTTATAATTCTAAAGGAGGCTTACGATGAGATGGTCATTTCAGATCGCTAAGTTCTTTGGAATACCGATAAGGGTTCACATCACTTTCTTTCTGCTCCTGATTTTCATCGGGCTTTATGGGAGCAGGCTGCAGGGGGCCCGTTCCGGCTTATTCGGTATTGTGAGCATAATCCTGATCTTCTTATGCGTTATAATTCACGAGTTCGCTCATAGTCTGGTGGCTCGGAAGTACGGGGTTAAGATAAAGGATATCATTCTTCTCCCCATAGGAGGGGTCTCGGAGATGGAGGAGCTGCCCTCGCAACCGAAACAGGAGATAAATGTTGCCTTGGCCGGTCCTTTGACCAGCATCGTCTTATCATTAATTTTCTTTTTTGCCTATCGGTTACTATTTCCTGAGGCAAAGGCTGTGAATATTTCCATATTTCAGGGCAACCTTCTTCTTAACCTGTTTGCGATAAATCTGATGCTGGCGCTATTTAACTTGATTCCTGCATTTCCTATGGATGGGGGTAGGGTTCTAAGGGGAGTCTTAGGGCTGAAGATGGATCTACTACAAGCCACCAAGGTGGCTGTAGGCATAGGCGAGTTCTTAGCCATTTTGTTTTTCTTCTTCGGCTTGTTCTTCAACCCCTGGTTAGCTCTGATTGCCGTGTTTATCTTCTTGGGGGCAGAAGGAGAAAAGAGAGCGACCGAGCTAAAGGTGGAAATAGCAGATGTCCCAGTCCGGGTGGCTATGCTCACCAATATCGAACCGATCTCACCGGATAATACCTTAGGAGAGGTCCTGGATAAGATGTGTCACGGGCTTCAGCAGGATTTCCCGGTTATGGAAGGAAAAGAGTTCATAGGAATCCTTTCACGCGAAAAATTTTTCTCTGCACTGCGTAATCATCCCAGGGAGACCAGAGTCAGGGAAATTATGAGTCGCGAGTTTACCAGCACCACTGAGGATGCCCCTTTGTCTGAGGTTTTTCAAAGGATGAATCCAGAAAAGCTTTCGGTTATACCGGTGATGCAGGGTCAGATTTTTAAAGGTCTGATAAGCCTGGAGCAGATAGGAAAGTATCATATGCTTTGTGGACTAAAGAGATGACAGATAACAAATGACAGAAGAAAACTAAGGAGGGTGTTCAACTCTTACCTTAGTAAGGCAGACAGTCTTTGAAGGGGAGATCCGCCGAAGGCGGACTCACCCTTCTATTCTCCAGTTCCAGCAGGATAAAGAAGAATGTCATTAGCTGGTTGTTTGGTCTCCTGACCAACGACCTTTTCTTCGTTGGTGAGGACACCAACGAAGAGCCGAGAAACTCTTACCTTGGCGTGATAAACAAGGATGTCATTGCGAGCCCTCCGGGCGAAGCAATCTGTTTAAGGTGAGAGGATTGCTTCGTCGGTCAATGAGCTCCTCGCAATGACAGGAAGAGAGCCTATCCCTGTTCCTTTTCCCTTGACAAAAGAGTTTGGAGCTATATTTTGTCTGTCTGGTAATATATTTTGTTTGTTTTTAATTGATTTTTTCGTATAAGGTTTTTACAGAGTTATTTTGGGGGTGTAGCTCAGTGGTAGAGCATCTGCCTTTTAAGCAGGTGGTCGATGGTTCGATCCCATCCACCCTCAGAAAAATATCCCCCCGCTTATAGCGGGGGATATTTTTCGGTGGACGGTTCATAGGAGATAGTGGGTAGTATTTAACACTACTTTCCGGATGCAGTACTCGTCATTAGGTGAGGAAAATTATCCCCGAAAGCTGTATTTTGTGATTTTTTTCACTTGCTAAAGTCACCTTAGAATATTATTTTAATACTGTTTAGAGTGTTAAAGCTGAGGAAGAAAATTGGCTTTTTTTAGTGAACCATCGTAGTCTTATGCCTCAGCTTGTGAAAAGTTTCACAAGATGACAAAGAATATCGACTTTATCCGATTTATAATTCTACTGTTTAATAAGAAGGAGTAATCTGTGGTAAGCAACATCGACTCTTATGAACAAAGGTATGAGGGATTTGACTGGTCTTTTTCCCGAAAGGAGTTAGGCTATAAAGAAGGTTCTCCGCTTAATATCGGTTATTATTGTTCAGATAGAATCTGTCAGCAAGGGCTGGGAAAAAAGTTAGCCATGATCTGGGAAGGGTTTTCAGGCGAGGTGGAAAGATATACCTTTGATGACCTTAAAGTCTATTCTAATAATTTTGCCCAGCTTTTGAAGGATATTGGAATAAAGGAAGGGGAAAGAGTCTTTATCTTTATGGACCGGATTCCGGAGCTTTATTTCTCATTCTTGGGGATTTTGAAGATGGGGGGGATCGTTGCCCCTTTGTTTTCCGCCTTTGGAGAGGATTCTCTTCTGACCAGGCTGGAAGATGGGAAAGCCTCTGCCATTATCACCACTCCAAAGCTGATGAAGAAGATAAGGAGAATAAAGGATAAACTTCCTGAGCTAAAAAAAGTCATCATTGCTACTGAGGATGAAAGTATCAAACTTGAACAAGGAGAGATGATTTACTCTGTCAGGAAAGCTAAAAGGATAGAAAATTTCGAGATTTTTCACACTGGACCTGAAACTCCTTCAGTCCTTCATTACACCTCAGGAACCACCGGAAAGCCCAAAGGGGCTTTGCACGTCCACTCCTCTATATTCGCTCAGTATTTGACCACAAAATGGTGCCTGGATTTAAAGCCGGATGATATCTACTGGTGTACGGCTGATCCGGGCTGGGTAACAGGGACATCTTACGGAATCATCGGTCCCTGGAGCCTGGGCATAACCCAGGTGGTTTTGGACAGCGGGTTTCATCCGGAAAAGTGGTATAGTCTGATCCAGAGACATAAGATAACTGTCTGGTATTCTGCTCCCACAGCAATCCGGTTATTGATGAGGGAAGGTGAGGAGATAGTAAAAAGATTTGACATTTCATCTTTAAGGCATCTTTGCAGTGTGGGTGAGCCTTTGAATGCTGAGGCTGTAATCTGGTCAAAAAAGGTTTATGGTCTTCCCTTTCACGATACCTACTGGCAGACCGAGACCGGATCTATCGTGATCTCGAATTATCCGGGAATGGAGATAAGACCCGGCTCAATGGGAAAGCCTTTTCCAGGGATCGAAGGAGTGGTTTTAGATTCTAATTATAATCTAATCACAAAAGCCGGCTC contains:
- a CDS encoding site-2 protease family protein; this encodes MRWSFQIAKFFGIPIRVHITFFLLLIFIGLYGSRLQGARSGLFGIVSIILIFLCVIIHEFAHSLVARKYGVKIKDIILLPIGGVSEMEELPSQPKQEINVALAGPLTSIVLSLIFFFAYRLLFPEAKAVNISIFQGNLLLNLFAINLMLALFNLIPAFPMDGGRVLRGVLGLKMDLLQATKVAVGIGEFLAILFFFFGLFFNPWLALIAVFIFLGAEGEKRATELKVEIADVPVRVAMLTNIEPISPDNTLGEVLDKMCHGLQQDFPVMEGKEFIGILSREKFFSALRNHPRETRVREIMSREFTSTTEDAPLSEVFQRMNPEKLSVIPVMQGQIFKGLISLEQIGKYHMLCGLKR
- a CDS encoding Fe-Mn family superoxide dismutase; this translates as MAYAPMNYDALLGMEGFSDTLLKNHFTLYQGYVTNTNKIHDMLVELHKAGKTGGPDYAELKRRFGWEFNGMRLHELYFENLGGKTKLNPMGKLGKKLTELFGSYEHWESDFKTTASMRGIGWVILYQDNLSGNLFNQWINEHDVGHLVGCTPILILDVFEHAFMIDYGLKRADYIAAFFKNIKWEAVELRLK
- the acsA gene encoding acetate--CoA ligase, translated to MVSNIDSYEQRYEGFDWSFSRKELGYKEGSPLNIGYYCSDRICQQGLGKKLAMIWEGFSGEVERYTFDDLKVYSNNFAQLLKDIGIKEGERVFIFMDRIPELYFSFLGILKMGGIVAPLFSAFGEDSLLTRLEDGKASAIITTPKLMKKIRRIKDKLPELKKVIIATEDESIKLEQGEMIYSVRKAKRIENFEIFHTGPETPSVLHYTSGTTGKPKGALHVHSSIFAQYLTTKWCLDLKPDDIYWCTADPGWVTGTSYGIIGPWSLGITQVVLDSGFHPEKWYSLIQRHKITVWYSAPTAIRLLMREGEEIVKRFDISSLRHLCSVGEPLNAEAVIWSKKVYGLPFHDTYWQTETGSIVISNYPGMEIRPGSMGKPFPGIEGVVLDSNYNLITKAGSVGLIALKPGWPSMFRAYWNNPEIYDNKFKNGWYITGDRASIDQDGYFWFVGRDDDVINTAGHLVGPFEIESALLEHEAVAESAAIGKPDPINLEVVKAFIALKPGFQKSDELELDIMNFIRKRLSPLAMPQEIEFVPSLPKTRSGKIMRRLLRAQEWGEPIGDTSTLEND